The following are from one region of the Rhipicephalus microplus isolate Deutch F79 chromosome 1, USDA_Rmic, whole genome shotgun sequence genome:
- the LOC119188209 gene encoding centromere/kinetochore protein zw10 homolog: MSLVAEVLQPKESFEKGNLNAAVSRLSRKIEDLKTDMERKLVSKYDMFSPYDRDAEQLVWSLKTALEDVEEVFQNIENHVKPRLVESTNEFEMLSRELATIEQQSSQIRRYARLHELLEEAEAQFVSEDLLACSQHLEEVGSIVSELEGGPVVQLVDALHTEHVIRCERLIYKLSEVWKRYIIWKIGRTPHVTELTIATAHKEEAEAFARLVEAVQRQGQLREKMSRFGRSLLADIVTPMIKYESVIVTSPGSTTFRVEFNESKAPLVKDVLANLSTLFTFLTNRLQAHNVIAVDLIKIMGSVIGSEFSDTVAKCCLEPAVPSDGSRLDSYPASALLDFHNQLVATNFLSSEKTGFSNLVSNLEALCISKQSQGILLQARAIMKQELHDTIVVGEPPISGKQASSMEHCLNGSPFKFPRCQVSKSVKELVTLLKKTVDGAKDSPEGSCSEQSWQAGAVRHICELYCCVAPVYHQHAIETIPVQTAIHHNNCLYMAHELLCLGVWFHGRTTLVDVASSIRCIGRVALCHQVDTQRKHLLDFMGEVPLSEDSQGLDAALRRCLFHVEQLKRVWLDVLPITSYLEAVGSLLNSVLENVVKSVVGMEDIASTLSEELAQVFEKVIDQAVSIFDIPASSLDARVLASDHVPKWRKFCELKNLLRFNLREVMDRWADGRGPLAACFLPDELKRLIRALFQNTDRRAAALAQIRSSSIYTESQPVPPN; the protein is encoded by the coding sequence ATGTCGCTCGTTGCGGAAGTCCTGCAGCCTAAAGAGTCCTTCGAAAAGGGTAACCTCAACGCTGCCGTGTCTCGACTTTCCCGCAAGATCGAGGACTTGAAGACGGACATGGAAAGAAAGCTCGTTTCCAAGTATGACATGTTCTCGCCTTACGACCGAGACGCCGAGCAATTGGTGTGGTCCCTGAAGACGGCTTTGGAAGACGTCGAAGAAGTGTTTCAGAATATTGAGAATCACGTAAAGCCGCGGCTAGTGGAGTCCACCAACGAGTTCGAGATGCTCTCTCGCGAACTGGCCACTATCGAACAGCAGTCGTCGCAGATACGCCGCTATGCGCGCCTTCACGAACTGCTGGAAGAGGCAGAGGCACAGTTCGTGTCCGAAGACCTCCTGGCCTGTTCACAGCACCTGGAGGAAGTCGGCAGTATCGTGAGCGAACTTGAAGGCGGCCCTGTGGTTCAACTTGTCGACGCGCTGCACACGGAACACGTTATTCGCTGTGAACGGCTCATCTACAAGTTGTCAGAGGTCTGGAAGCGTTACATAATTTGGAAGATTGGCCGGACCCCTCACGTGACTGAGCTGACGATCGCCACGGCACACAAAGAAGAAGCTGAGGCTTTCGCCAGGCTCGTGGAAGCCGTCCAGAGACAAGGGCAGCTGCGCGAGAAAATGTCCCGCTTCGGCCGTTCCCTGCTGGCGGACATTGTCACGCCGATGATAAAGTACGAGTCCGTCATCGTCACGTCGCCGGGCTCGACGACCTTCCGCGTAGAGTTTAACGAGTCGAAAGCGCCGCTTGTGAAGGACGTACTCGCAAACTTGTCGACGCTCTTCACCTTTCTCACAAACCGTTTGCAAGCACATAACGTTATCGCTGTAGACCTTATTAAAATCATGGGCAGTGTGATCGGCAGCGAGTTTTCTGACACGGTCGCCAAGTGCTGCCTCGAACCTGCTGTCCCCAGCGACGGCAGCCGCCTGGACAGCTATCCAGCTAGTGCCCTGCTAGATTTCCACAACCAGTTAGTTGCGACGAACTTTCTCTCGTCCGAAAAGACTGGATTTTCCAACCTTGTCTCAAACCTGGAGGCTCTCTGCATAAGCAAGCAGAGCCAGGGCATCCTTCTGCAAGCGAGGGCTATAATGAAACAGGAGCTGCACGACACCATTGTGGTTGGAGAGCCGCCAATCAGTGGGAAGCAAGCTTCGTCCATGGAACATTGCCTAAATGGTAGCCCATTCAAATTTCCTAGGTGCCAAGTGAGCAAATCTGTGAAAGAGCTGGTCACCTTGCTGAAGAAAACGGTAGACGGCGCCAAGGACAGTCCTGAAGGCAGCTGCAGTGAGCAGTCGTGGCAGGCGGGCGCCGTGCGGCACATCTGTGAGCTCTACTGCTGTGTCGCTCCAGTATACCACCAGCATGCAATAGAGACTATCCCTGTACAGACAGCAATACACCATAACAACTGCCTCTATATGGCCCATGAACTACTGTGCTTAGGTGTGTGGTTTCACGGGCGTACCACGCTTGTGGATGTTGCCTCGAGCATCCGTTGTATTGGGAGGGTTGCCCTCTGCCACCAGGTGGATACTCAACGAAAGCACCTTTTGGATTTCATGGGTGAGGTCCCACTGTCAGAAGACAGCCAGGGCCTCGATGCTGCTTTGCGGCGCTGCCTTTTCCACGTAGAGCAGCTCAAGAGAGTCTGGCTAGATGTCCTGCCTATCACAAGCTATTTGGAAGCTGTAGGTAGCCTCCTCAACTCGGTGCTCGAGAATGTCGTCAAAAGTGTAGTCGGCATGGAAGACATTGCGTCCACACTTTCAGAAGAACTAGCTCAAGTGTTTGAGAAGGTGATTGACCAAGCTGTTAGCATATTTGACATCCCTGCATCCTCATTGGATGCGAGAGTTCTAGCCTCTGACCATGTACCCAAGTGGAGGAAATTCTGCGAGCTCAAAAATCTTCTGCGCTTCAATTTGAGAGAAGTAATGGACCGATGGGCTGATGGTAGGGGTCCCCTGGCAGCTTGCTTCTTGCCTGACGAATTGAAGAGGCTGATCAGGGCACTTTTCCAAAACACAGACAGACGAGCTGCTGCACTGGCACAGATTCGATCAAGCAGCATCTACACGGAATCTCAGCCTGTCCCACCTAATTAA